CATACTACTGCTCATACGCTATGAGCAGTGCCACATACCGGAAGGCATATGAACGCGTCTACAGGATGGCGATCCTAGGCATTACAGGGGCCCTTCGAACCACCCCGACTATTGCCATGGGGGCCCTCCTGGGCCTGCCACCCCCACACATTACGGTGGAGGAGGAGGCCTGGAGGGCGGCGCTACGCCTGAGGCACCTAGGACTTTGGAAGCGCACCGGTTTGGGACACACTGTGATACTTAACCGGCAAGGAGCACCGCGGACAGCTCTGGAACAGAGCGGGGACCGCTGCACCAGCAGATTCCAGTTTAACCGAGTTTTCAGGGTAACGTACCCGCTCAGAGAGACCTGGGCAAACAACCCGGACAGAATACTCTCCCCAAAAGGACCCGTGTGGTACACAGACGGGTCCAAAACTGAGACGGGCACCGGGGCCGGCTTCTGGTGTGGAGGACCAAGGACGAGCAGGTCGCTTGCCCTGGAACCCACAGCCACGGTGCTACAAACTGAGATGTACGTTCTGCTAGCCTGTGCCAGACATATCCTGAGCATGGGCTACAAAGGGAAACACATATATATCTGCAGTGACAGCCGGACAGCACTCAAACACCTGGACGCCTGCGTTGTAAGGTCGGTGCTGACCTGGGACTGCATCACTGTCTTATCACGGCTGGCCAAAGACAACCGCGTGAGCCTGGTATGGGTGCCAGGACACAGCGGCATCCAAGGCAATGAAATTGCACACAACCTGGCCAAAGAGGGGGCCTCGCGCCAACCGAGCGACGAGGGCTTCCTCCCCGGCCTAC
Above is a genomic segment from Diprion similis isolate iyDipSimi1 chromosome 5, iyDipSimi1.1, whole genome shotgun sequence containing:
- the LOC124406230 gene encoding uncharacterized protein LOC124406230, with product MSSATYRKAYERVYRMAILGITGALRTTPTIAMGALLGLPPPHITVEEEAWRAALRLRHLGLWKRTGLGHTVILNRQGAPRTALEQSGDRCTSRFQFNRVFRVTYPLRETWANNPDRILSPKGPVWYTDGSKTETGTGAGFWCGGPRTSRSLALEPTATVLQTEMYVLLACARHILSMGYKGKHIYICSDSRTALKHLDACVVRSVLTWDCITVLSRLAKDNRVSLVWVPGHSGIQGNEIAHNLAKEGASRQPSDEGFLPGLRPGLIRCLSKQWTVVRFADLCDRTPGMAHSKGHRKT